From one Aquicella siphonis genomic stretch:
- the gcvH gene encoding glycine cleavage system protein GcvH, producing MSNIPQKLQYTKTHEWVRKDEEYLTIGITDHAQTMLGDLVYVELPEVESSFDGGQECAVVESVKAAADIYCPISGEVVEVNEAVIENPQLINEDPYGKGWLIRVRPHDQVLAALLSADEYSKVVASEAH from the coding sequence ATGAGTAACATACCGCAAAAACTGCAATACACAAAAACCCATGAATGGGTGAGAAAAGATGAAGAATATCTGACGATAGGCATTACTGACCATGCGCAAACCATGCTGGGTGATCTGGTTTATGTGGAATTACCCGAAGTGGAGTCCAGTTTTGACGGGGGGCAGGAATGCGCTGTGGTGGAATCCGTTAAAGCCGCCGCTGATATCTATTGTCCCATTTCCGGGGAAGTGGTGGAAGTGAACGAGGCTGTGATTGAAAACCCTCAGCTGATTAATGAAGACCCGTATGGAAAGGGCTGGCTGATCCGCGTTCGTCCGCATGATCAGGTTTTGGCCGCATTATTGAGCGCGGATGAATATTCAAAGGTCGTGGCATCCGAAGCGCATTGA
- the gcvT gene encoding glycine cleavage system aminomethyltransferase GcvT translates to MAKRTPFYDLHLKANAKMVDFAGWDMPLHYGSQIQEHHQVRQHAGMFDVSHMGVVDLRGTGVQDYLRKLLANNIDRLVEGKALYTCMLKESGGVIDDLIVYKISHDLYRVVINAGTREKDLAWMRMQAGSFDVALTDRADLAMLAIQGPEVKDKIAQLFPPEQLDAIRSLKPFTFVVFNDWFVARTGYTGEDGYELILPAVSAADLWQACIAAGIAPCGLGARDTLRLEAGLNLYGSDMDESVTPLESNLAWTVVMEPKSREFIGRQALEKQSEQGLRQRLVGLVLDGPGVIRNHQKVIVAGNGVGEVTSGGYSPTLEKSIALARVPVETGPQCFVEIRNKQVPALVIKPPFVRHGKKVF, encoded by the coding sequence GTGGCAAAAAGAACACCATTCTATGATTTACACCTCAAGGCCAATGCAAAAATGGTTGATTTTGCAGGCTGGGACATGCCTCTTCACTATGGCTCGCAAATACAGGAACACCACCAGGTCAGACAGCATGCCGGTATGTTTGATGTGTCTCACATGGGTGTGGTGGACTTGCGCGGGACAGGCGTCCAGGATTACCTGCGCAAGCTGCTGGCAAATAATATAGACAGACTGGTTGAAGGCAAGGCGCTGTACACATGCATGCTGAAGGAAAGCGGCGGTGTGATTGATGATTTGATTGTCTATAAAATCAGCCATGATTTATATCGTGTCGTCATCAATGCCGGTACCCGTGAGAAAGATCTTGCCTGGATGAGGATGCAAGCCGGCTCATTTGATGTTGCCCTGACGGACCGCGCCGATCTTGCTATGCTTGCTATCCAGGGCCCTGAAGTAAAAGACAAGATTGCGCAGTTATTTCCTCCCGAACAGCTGGATGCGATACGCAGCTTAAAGCCTTTTACATTCGTTGTGTTTAATGACTGGTTTGTTGCTCGCACGGGCTATACCGGCGAAGACGGTTATGAATTGATTTTGCCGGCGGTGTCCGCTGCGGATTTGTGGCAGGCTTGTATCGCAGCCGGCATAGCTCCCTGCGGCTTGGGTGCGCGTGATACCTTGCGCCTCGAGGCGGGCTTGAATCTTTATGGCTCGGACATGGATGAATCGGTGACCCCCCTGGAATCCAATCTTGCCTGGACAGTGGTGATGGAACCGAAGAGCCGGGAATTTATCGGCCGTCAAGCCCTGGAAAAACAATCAGAACAAGGACTCAGGCAGCGGCTGGTCGGACTGGTTCTGGATGGCCCGGGCGTGATTCGCAATCATCAGAAAGTGATAGTCGCGGGAAATGGTGTGGGTGAGGTGACCAGCGGGGGATATTCTCCCACATTGGAAAAAAGCATTGCCCTGGCGCGGGTTCCGGTTGAAACCGGCCCGCAGTGTTTTGTTGAAATCCGTAATAAGCAGGTTCCGGCGCTAGTCATCAAACCGCCGTTTGTGCGCCATGGCAAAAAAGTATTTTAG
- the gcvPA gene encoding aminomethyl-transferring glycine dehydrogenase subunit GcvPA — protein sequence MPFIPHTEQDVREMLDTIGIQKLETLFDEIPDSLRKASLEGIPSGISEMELGRLMRERAQQDGGMTCFIGAGAYEHHIPAAVWDVAARGEFYTAYTPYQAEASQGSLQLIYEYQTMMANLMALEVSNASLYDGASALAEAILMAVRLGSKKHKTSILLPRSIHPHYREAAQTIVGQQNIKLIEVPYHKDTGRIEMNTLDTLLNDDVAAFVIPQPNFFGALEEVDELTDWAREKEILSIAAVNPMAMALLKPPGQWGREGVDIACGEGQPLGIPMASGGPYYGILCAKKAHVRQMPGRIVGRTVDVEGKSGYVLTMQAREQHIRRAKATSNICTNQGLMVTASTIYMSLMGPQGLLRTAALCHERTRELKQELTAIPGVEAVFRAPFFNEIVVRLNKPVEQMLKELAARKIQGGYALGQKYPELSDCLLICATETKTTDDIKLFAKHLRDVLEGRKLACPA from the coding sequence ATGCCGTTCATACCGCACACAGAGCAAGATGTAAGGGAAATGCTGGACACGATAGGAATTCAGAAACTGGAAACCCTGTTTGATGAAATTCCTGATTCATTGCGCAAAGCCTCACTGGAAGGGATTCCTTCAGGTATTTCTGAAATGGAACTGGGACGGCTCATGCGCGAACGCGCGCAGCAGGATGGCGGAATGACTTGCTTTATCGGCGCCGGCGCCTATGAACATCACATCCCTGCCGCTGTATGGGACGTCGCCGCCCGGGGAGAGTTTTATACCGCATACACCCCTTATCAGGCGGAAGCCAGCCAGGGTTCGCTGCAATTGATATACGAATACCAGACCATGATGGCCAATCTGATGGCACTGGAAGTATCTAATGCTTCTCTCTATGACGGCGCCTCGGCGCTTGCTGAAGCGATACTGATGGCGGTGCGTCTGGGCAGCAAAAAACACAAGACGAGTATTTTGCTTCCGCGGTCCATTCATCCTCATTATCGTGAAGCCGCGCAGACCATTGTCGGTCAGCAGAATATCAAGCTGATAGAAGTTCCCTATCACAAAGATACCGGCAGAATAGAAATGAACACCCTGGACACATTATTGAACGATGATGTGGCGGCTTTCGTGATACCGCAACCGAATTTTTTTGGTGCGCTGGAAGAAGTGGACGAATTGACAGACTGGGCGCGTGAAAAAGAAATTCTTTCCATCGCGGCGGTCAATCCCATGGCCATGGCCTTGCTGAAACCGCCTGGCCAATGGGGCAGGGAGGGCGTGGATATCGCATGCGGCGAGGGTCAGCCGCTGGGTATTCCCATGGCATCCGGCGGCCCTTATTATGGAATTTTATGCGCCAAAAAAGCGCATGTGCGGCAAATGCCCGGCCGAATCGTGGGACGCACCGTCGATGTTGAGGGCAAAAGCGGTTATGTGTTGACCATGCAGGCTCGCGAACAGCATATTCGGCGCGCCAAGGCGACTTCTAATATTTGCACCAATCAGGGGCTGATGGTGACCGCTTCCACAATTTATATGAGTCTCATGGGCCCTCAGGGTTTGCTTCGAACAGCAGCGTTATGCCATGAGAGGACGCGGGAATTGAAACAGGAATTAACAGCGATTCCCGGTGTGGAAGCTGTGTTCCGGGCGCCATTTTTCAATGAAATCGTGGTCAGGCTGAACAAGCCGGTCGAGCAGATGCTGAAAGAACTGGCGGCCCGCAAAATACAAGGTGGCTATGCGCTCGGCCAGAAATACCCCGAGCTGTCCGATTGTCTGCTGATTTGCGCGACGGAAACCAAAACGACTGATGATATCAAACTATTTGCAAAACATCTTCGCGATGTCCTTGAGGGGAGAAAACTCGCATGTCCGGCCTAA
- the gcvPB gene encoding aminomethyl-transferring glycine dehydrogenase subunit GcvPB: MSGLIFEKSRSGRGAKAQWPTHSELACDDIPASILRADPPALPETSELQVVRHYTNLSKKNFSIDTHFYPLGSCTMKYNPRGVHRIASMDGFLNHHPLSLEENSQGFMACVYELQEILKAVTGMKGAALSPMAGAQGEFAGVAMIHAYHRARNDLERDEILVPDAAHGTNPASAVQCGYKVREIPTGPDGNVDIEALKAAVGPKTAGIMLTNPSTLGVFEEKIEEIAKIIHQAGGLLYYDGANFNAIMGKARPGDMGFDVVHLNLHKTFATPHGGGGPGSGPVVANERLLPYLPVPRVAREGSQYRWITEKDCPETIGRLSAFMGNAGILLRAYFYARLLGKEGLQRVSEFATLNANYLMARLTAAGFTAAYPDRRASHEFIITMKNEAKTMHITALDVAKRLLDYGFHAPTMYFPLLVPECLLIEPTETETREILDAFADAMIQIMQEAKQDPSVLKNAPHTLPVKRLDDVRAARELDLVYKE, from the coding sequence ATGTCCGGCCTAATTTTTGAAAAATCACGAAGCGGCCGCGGCGCCAAGGCGCAATGGCCGACGCACTCAGAGCTTGCATGTGATGACATACCCGCGTCAATCCTGCGGGCGGATCCGCCGGCCTTGCCTGAAACGTCTGAACTGCAAGTAGTGCGGCATTACACCAATTTGTCCAAGAAAAACTTTTCCATAGACACGCATTTTTATCCTCTTGGCTCTTGCACCATGAAATATAATCCGCGCGGCGTGCACCGGATAGCATCTATGGATGGATTTTTAAATCATCATCCCTTGTCGCTGGAAGAAAACAGCCAGGGATTCATGGCATGCGTTTATGAGTTGCAGGAAATACTGAAAGCAGTGACGGGCATGAAAGGCGCGGCGTTGTCGCCCATGGCGGGTGCGCAGGGGGAGTTCGCCGGTGTCGCCATGATTCATGCTTATCACCGTGCCCGCAATGACCTGGAACGTGATGAAATTCTTGTTCCAGACGCGGCGCATGGAACGAATCCCGCTTCCGCCGTACAGTGTGGTTACAAGGTGCGCGAGATTCCCACCGGGCCGGACGGCAACGTGGATATCGAAGCTCTCAAAGCTGCGGTCGGGCCCAAAACCGCGGGAATCATGCTTACCAATCCTTCCACACTGGGAGTGTTTGAAGAAAAAATTGAAGAAATCGCGAAAATCATCCATCAGGCAGGCGGCCTGCTTTATTACGATGGCGCAAATTTTAACGCGATTATGGGCAAGGCCCGTCCTGGCGACATGGGTTTTGATGTGGTCCATCTGAATTTGCATAAGACTTTCGCGACTCCGCACGGCGGAGGCGGACCAGGCAGCGGTCCGGTGGTGGCGAATGAACGCCTGTTGCCGTATCTTCCTGTTCCCCGTGTCGCCAGGGAAGGAAGCCAGTATCGCTGGATTACTGAAAAGGACTGCCCTGAAACCATCGGCCGATTGTCGGCGTTCATGGGAAATGCAGGCATACTTCTGCGCGCTTATTTTTACGCGCGATTATTAGGCAAGGAAGGGTTGCAGCGAGTGTCCGAATTTGCAACTTTGAATGCCAATTACCTGATGGCCCGGTTGACCGCGGCGGGTTTTACTGCCGCTTATCCCGACCGCCGCGCCAGCCATGAGTTCATCATCACCATGAAGAATGAAGCCAAGACTATGCATATCACTGCCTTGGATGTGGCAAAACGGCTGCTGGATTACGGGTTTCACGCTCCCACCATGTACTTCCCTCTGCTCGTGCCTGAATGTCTGTTGATTGAGCCGACAGAAACCGAAACCAGGGAAATCCTGGACGCTTTCGCGGACGCCATGATTCAAATCATGCAAGAAGCAAAACAAGATCCGTCCGTATTGAAAAATGCGCCTCACACTCTTCCGGTGAAACGCCTGGATGATGTGAGGGCTGCGCGTGAACTCGATCTGGTTTATAAGGAATAG